The Gemmatimonadaceae bacterium DNA segment TTTCGGCATCTCGAAGATGTCATCCATCACCTGGCCGTAGAGCGCCGCGTCGGCGACGCGCGGCAGCGCCGTCGCGGCCGCGATCTGCACGGCCGGATGCCGGTCGCCCAGCAGTTCCCGCACCGCGTGGCGGTCCCTCGTGGTCCCGACGATGGAGAGCGCGCGGGCGGCCTCGAGGCGCCGCCACCAGAAGCGCGAGCGACGACGGCGCATCGCCAGCTGCATCCAGGGCTCGCCGCGCAGCGCGACCGCCAGCTCGTTGCGCTGGGCTGCAGGGATGGTCTCCCGCGCCAGCAAGGACACATACCCCACCGCCGTGCCGCGCGGCAGGTTGCGCAGCGCCCGCACCACCGGCTCCGGGTGCGCACCGGCCACAATCCAGTCGCGGAGGGGCGCGGCCAACGCCGTCTTGCCGGCGATGAAGGCACCGCGGCGGGCGCGGTCGTACTGCCGCCGGATGACGACGAAAGCGAGTAGCAGGCTCAGGAACACCAACTGCACCACGCCGACCACGCCAAGGACGACTTGGGCGGTCACTCCGGGGTACCCCGCGCCCGCCAGCCAGTAATCTTGGCCATCAACACGCGCAGGCTCACCGGTTTGGCGAGATAGTCTAGCGCGCCAGCCCGGATGGCGCGGAGCTGGTCCGCCTCCGACGCGTGCACGGATATAAACACCACACGGAACACGCCCGGACGCTCCACCCGCAATCGTTCGTGCAGCGAGAATCCATCGAGCCCTGGAAGGTCCACGTCCATCAGCACGATTGGCGAGCGGCCGCGCACGCGCATCGTGCGCAGGCCCTCCAGCGCGGCCGGGCCGTTCGGATAGCGCACCCACGTGAGGCCACGCGCCGCAAGGGCGAAGGTGACGAGGTCGGCCAGGGCCGCATCGTCCTCCACGACGATGACGTCCGGCGCGATACCGGTGTCCGCCGGGTCCCAGCGCCGCACGTACTCGCCGTTGTCGCGCGCGGCCAGCCACGCCTCCTCGGCCAAGCCCGCCAAGCGCAACGCCGACGGGTCGGCGCCGGGCAACAGCTCCACGACGCCAGCGCTCCACGGCACGAGGTCGGCCCTCGAGGCCTCGGCGTACGGCTCGAGGCGCGCCAGCGCGACGGCCGCCTTCATCGGGAAGAGGAACATCGCCGCCGTCTCGTCGCGGAAGCCGGCCTGCACACGCTCGCTCGAGAGCGCTGAGGCCAAGAGTCGCAGCTCGCGGTGCCAGAGGGCGGCACGCTGCACGCCG contains these protein-coding regions:
- a CDS encoding HEAT repeat domain-containing protein, encoding MTAQVVLGVVGVVQLVFLSLLLAFVVIRRQYDRARRGAFIAGKTALAAPLRDWIVAGAHPEPVVRALRNLPRGTAVGYVSLLARETIPAAQRNELAVALRGEPWMQLAMRRRRSRFWWRRLEAARALSIVGTTRDRHAVRELLGDRHPAVQIAAATALPRVADAALYGQVMDDIFEMPKVVRGYLTGVLRQSAAEAAVPLALRIRHGTEAAEVAAWVTLAASLDDPRSLDASLTHVAHPSAFVRRSVARALGRFAGPDAARALAALVADHDPTVRAAAARSLGELGAAGATPLLAPLVGDPVWQVRLHAALALAQLGERGRAALRAAREGSDRFARDMATMVSGLSDGALLEMGQG